From the genome of Bradyrhizobium elkanii USDA 76, one region includes:
- a CDS encoding UdgX family uracil-DNA binding protein (This protein belongs to the uracil DNA glycosylase superfamily, members of which act in excision repair of DNA. However, it belongs more specifically to UdgX branch, whose founding member was found to bind uracil in DNA (where it does not belong), without cleaving it, appears to promote DNA repair by a pathway involving RecA, rather than base excision.), protein MRIIVLDNDTDFEGWRKAARRLALNDVKPAEIMWTVRSDDELSSASCVNELPDTPQARFNVSAKFVELAKAAILHRSDERFALLYRLLWRLRSHHDLLGATDDPDVAEVHAMARAVYVDIDRMHAHLRFREIGRERTAHYVAWFEPEHRIVELAAPFFAGRFADMPWSILTPDVCAHWDGHAISITPGVAKSEVPTEDRLEEVWRRHDNGRFNPARLKVMEMPQAYWRNLPEDSIIKPLIEDAMRMTSGPFIARKAAEPQKRQDTPMPRKQAQGKQVQDRQAHDTIAALRDEAADCRACPLWKDATQTVFGEGPQSATLMLVGEQPGDKEDLAGHPFVGPAGQMLDRALQEAGIDRRKVYVTNAVKHFKFVPRGKIRLHQKPSTPEIRACRQWYERELATIKPDLVMALGATAAQSVLGKVTPINKNRGHLIDHDGTKVLVTVHPSYLLRLPDEKAKALEYQRFVDDLKIAAHQLRRSADAA, encoded by the coding sequence ATGCGCATCATCGTGCTCGACAACGACACCGATTTCGAGGGCTGGCGCAAGGCCGCGCGGCGATTGGCGCTGAACGATGTAAAGCCCGCGGAGATCATGTGGACCGTACGCAGCGACGACGAATTATCGTCGGCATCCTGCGTGAATGAATTGCCGGATACGCCGCAGGCGCGGTTCAATGTGTCGGCCAAATTCGTCGAGCTCGCCAAGGCCGCGATCCTGCATCGCAGTGACGAACGCTTTGCCCTGCTCTATCGCCTGCTGTGGCGGCTGCGCAGCCATCACGATCTGCTCGGTGCGACCGATGATCCCGATGTCGCCGAGGTCCACGCGATGGCGCGCGCGGTCTATGTCGATATCGACAGGATGCACGCGCATCTGCGCTTCCGCGAGATCGGCCGCGAGCGGACGGCGCATTACGTCGCCTGGTTCGAGCCGGAGCATCGCATCGTCGAGCTCGCCGCGCCGTTCTTCGCCGGCCGCTTCGCCGACATGCCGTGGTCGATCCTGACCCCCGACGTCTGCGCACATTGGGACGGGCACGCGATCTCGATCACGCCGGGCGTCGCCAAATCCGAAGTGCCGACCGAGGACCGGCTCGAAGAGGTCTGGCGACGTCACGACAACGGCCGCTTCAATCCCGCACGGCTGAAAGTGATGGAGATGCCGCAAGCCTATTGGAGGAACCTGCCCGAGGACTCGATCATTAAGCCTCTGATCGAAGACGCAATGCGCATGACCAGCGGCCCCTTCATCGCACGCAAGGCGGCCGAGCCGCAGAAGCGGCAGGATACGCCGATGCCCCGCAAGCAAGCTCAAGGCAAGCAAGTTCAAGACAGGCAAGCTCACGACACGATCGCGGCCTTGCGCGACGAGGCCGCCGATTGCCGCGCCTGCCCGCTGTGGAAAGACGCAACCCAGACCGTGTTCGGCGAGGGACCGCAGAGCGCAACGCTGATGCTGGTCGGCGAGCAGCCCGGCGACAAGGAAGATCTCGCAGGCCACCCCTTCGTCGGACCGGCCGGCCAGATGCTCGATCGCGCGCTGCAGGAAGCCGGCATCGATCGCCGCAAGGTCTATGTCACCAACGCGGTGAAGCATTTCAAATTCGTGCCGCGCGGCAAGATCCGGCTGCACCAGAAGCCGAGCACACCGGAGATCCGCGCCTGCCGCCAGTGGTATGAGCGCGAGCTCGCCACCATCAAGCCGGATCTCGTGATGGCGCTCGGCGCCACCGCGGCGCAGAGCGTGCTCGGCAAGGTCACGCCGATCAACAAGAACCGCGGCCATCTGATCGACCACGACGGAACCAAGGTGCTCGTCACCGTGCACCCATCCTATCTGTTGCGGCTGCCGGATGAAAAAGCCAAGGCGCTGGAATATCAGCGCTTTGTCGACGACCTGAAAATCGCCGCACATCAATTGCGCAGATCAGCCGATGCGGCTTGA
- a CDS encoding ImuA family protein → MNGARMGTLASLRGSIARIEAPSDAAMPNRIALGHAGADAMLRGGLAPAALHEVFAAGHQGGAATGFIAGLAGRLSARKPLVWVRQDFSDRENGALSMRGLAELGLDPRLLVTVRAADVDSGLRTAADALACDALGAVVLEVWGQARQLDLVASRKLTLAAQASGVTALVLRIAATPIPSTAETRWIVRAAHSPPGNAASVWGTPRFEAELVRNRHGPVGRWIMEWKCDECQFSEPSAYPQPVAATPAHRPHQAQARAGHRLAS, encoded by the coding sequence ATGAACGGCGCACGCATGGGTACGCTTGCGTCTCTGCGCGGCAGCATCGCGCGCATCGAGGCGCCATCGGATGCGGCGATGCCGAACCGCATCGCGCTCGGCCATGCCGGCGCCGATGCGATGTTGCGCGGCGGGCTTGCGCCGGCAGCATTGCACGAGGTGTTCGCGGCCGGCCATCAAGGAGGCGCGGCGACCGGCTTCATTGCAGGGCTCGCCGGACGGCTGTCGGCACGCAAGCCGCTGGTTTGGGTGCGGCAGGATTTTTCCGATCGCGAAAACGGCGCGCTGTCGATGCGCGGGCTTGCCGAGCTCGGCCTCGATCCGCGCCTCTTGGTCACGGTGCGCGCCGCCGATGTCGACAGCGGTTTGCGTACCGCGGCCGACGCGCTCGCCTGCGATGCGCTCGGTGCGGTCGTGCTCGAGGTCTGGGGGCAGGCGCGCCAGCTCGATCTCGTCGCCAGCCGCAAACTGACCCTGGCCGCGCAGGCCTCCGGCGTCACCGCGCTGGTGCTGAGGATCGCGGCAACTCCGATCCCCTCGACCGCGGAGACGCGCTGGATCGTGCGCGCGGCGCATTCGCCGCCGGGCAATGCCGCGAGCGTGTGGGGCACGCCGCGCTTCGAGGCCGAACTCGTGCGCAATCGTCATGGCCCGGTCGGGCGATGGATCATGGAATGGAAATGTGATGAGTGCCAATTCAGTGAACCGTCGGCGTATCCTCAGCCTGTGGCTGCCACGCCTGCCCATCGACCGCATCAAGCGCAAGCTCGCGCAGGACATCGCCTCGCAAGCTGA